Proteins encoded together in one Micromonospora auratinigra window:
- a CDS encoding MFS transporter has product MSVVQGAGVFWRWWAAGTTSMVGSAVGAVALPLTALTVLDASAFEMGLIAAASYVAWLVIGLPAGVIVHRLPLRGAQVGADLARAVAVASVPVAWWYDRLSIAQLVVVALVVSFADVLFDVANATFLPAIVGRDQLHARNSLTSATHAATQLSGPPLGGVAVQALGAVPAVLFDAVSYLVSAALLWSLPARRVDAPDRWPPVRAMIAEGWRYVTRHPVMGPAMWTATAVNFVCGAQLAVYPLYLVRELHSPAALVGVLLAVEGVGSLVGATFTPWITGRWGTARSLVVACLVAAGGAFLVPVGTGWSAYLAFAAGNVLFAGGVVVLSVTTRTYRQTASPPALLSRVMATVRFVSWGAIPVGGLVAGALAGPAGARVTLFAFAAASVLAPLALLLSPVRRLRDLTDLAVDEPGDRPSTVPVG; this is encoded by the coding sequence ATGTCCGTCGTACAGGGAGCCGGGGTGTTCTGGCGCTGGTGGGCCGCCGGCACCACCAGCATGGTGGGGTCGGCGGTCGGCGCGGTCGCCCTGCCGCTGACCGCACTGACGGTGCTCGACGCCAGCGCCTTCGAGATGGGCCTGATCGCGGCGGCCAGCTACGTCGCCTGGCTGGTGATCGGGCTGCCCGCCGGCGTGATCGTGCACCGGCTGCCGCTGCGCGGCGCCCAGGTCGGCGCGGACCTGGCCCGGGCCGTCGCGGTGGCCTCCGTCCCGGTGGCCTGGTGGTACGACCGGTTGAGCATCGCCCAGCTGGTCGTGGTGGCGCTGGTGGTGAGCTTCGCCGACGTGCTCTTCGACGTCGCCAACGCCACCTTCCTGCCCGCCATCGTCGGCCGCGACCAGCTGCACGCCCGCAACAGCCTGACCTCCGCCACACACGCGGCCACCCAGCTCAGCGGCCCGCCGCTCGGCGGCGTCGCCGTGCAGGCGCTGGGCGCGGTGCCGGCGGTCCTCTTCGACGCGGTCAGCTACCTGGTCTCGGCCGCGCTGCTGTGGTCGCTGCCGGCCCGCCGGGTCGACGCCCCCGACCGGTGGCCACCGGTCCGCGCGATGATCGCCGAGGGCTGGCGGTACGTCACCCGCCACCCGGTGATGGGGCCGGCCATGTGGACAGCCACCGCGGTCAACTTCGTCTGCGGCGCGCAGCTCGCCGTCTACCCGCTCTACCTGGTGCGGGAGCTGCACTCCCCGGCCGCCCTGGTCGGCGTGCTGCTCGCTGTCGAAGGGGTCGGCTCACTGGTCGGGGCCACGTTCACGCCGTGGATCACCGGCCGCTGGGGCACCGCGAGGTCGCTGGTGGTCGCCTGCCTCGTCGCCGCCGGGGGCGCGTTCCTGGTCCCGGTGGGCACCGGCTGGTCGGCGTACCTCGCCTTCGCCGCCGGCAACGTGCTCTTCGCCGGCGGGGTGGTGGTGCTGAGCGTGACCACCCGCACCTACCGGCAGACCGCCAGCCCGCCGGCGCTGCTCTCCCGGGTGATGGCCACCGTCCGCTTCGTCTCCTGGGGGGCGATCCCGGTGGGCGGGCTGGTGGCGGGCGCGCTCGCCGGTCCCGCCGGCGCACGGGTCACCCTGTTCGCCTTCGCCGCGGCGTCGGTGCTGGCGCCACTCGCGCTGCTGCTCTCCCCGGTCCGGCGGCTGCGGGACCTGACCGACCTCGCCGTCGACGAACCCGGGGACCGCCCGAGCACCGTGCCGGTCGGCTGA
- a CDS encoding DUF4037 domain-containing protein yields the protein MTFVPGLTLARRFHDEMVGPLLAARLPGLRYAAGLLDGGSELLGLDTARSTDHDWGPRAQLFVADPAEVAPVRAVLAAGLPARFLGWPTRFLGGPEARLGVARADGDRHGVSVDELGGWLHGRLGFDPRAGLGVTDWLSVPTQRLAELTGGAVFHDGLDGALTAVREHLRWYPDDVWRYVLAAGWQRVGHAEHLAGRCAEVGDELGSQVVAAGLARDLMRLGLLLHRRWPPYAKWLGTVFATLPVAAPVVAALRTALGPGDWPAREAGLVRALEAVATWTNDAGLAARVDPGVRPFHDRPFRVLRADRFVTVLRAAITDPGLRERPPVGAVDQYLDNVDVLTHPDRVRPVAAAVLPG from the coding sequence GTGACCTTCGTACCCGGGTTGACCCTGGCCCGCCGCTTCCACGACGAGATGGTCGGGCCGTTGCTCGCCGCGCGCCTGCCCGGCCTGCGCTACGCCGCCGGCCTGCTCGACGGCGGGTCGGAGCTGCTCGGCCTGGACACGGCGCGCTCCACCGACCACGACTGGGGTCCGCGCGCCCAGCTCTTCGTCGCCGACCCGGCCGAGGTCGCCCCGGTACGGGCGGTGCTGGCCGCCGGGCTGCCGGCGCGGTTCCTCGGCTGGCCCACCCGCTTCCTGGGCGGCCCGGAGGCCCGACTCGGGGTGGCCCGGGCCGACGGCGACCGGCACGGGGTGAGCGTCGACGAGCTGGGCGGCTGGCTGCACGGACGGCTGGGGTTCGACCCGCGCGCCGGGCTGGGGGTGACCGACTGGCTGTCGGTGCCGACGCAGCGGCTGGCGGAGCTGACCGGCGGGGCGGTCTTCCACGACGGGCTCGACGGTGCGCTCACCGCCGTCCGGGAACACCTGCGGTGGTATCCGGACGACGTCTGGCGGTACGTGCTGGCCGCCGGGTGGCAGCGCGTCGGCCACGCCGAGCACCTGGCCGGCCGGTGCGCCGAGGTCGGTGACGAACTGGGCAGTCAGGTGGTCGCCGCCGGGCTGGCCCGGGACCTGATGCGGCTCGGCCTGCTGCTGCACCGGCGCTGGCCACCGTACGCCAAGTGGCTCGGCACCGTGTTCGCCACGCTGCCGGTGGCGGCCCCGGTGGTGGCGGCGTTGCGCACGGCGCTCGGGCCGGGTGACTGGCCGGCCCGGGAGGCCGGACTGGTCCGGGCGCTGGAGGCCGTGGCGACCTGGACCAACGACGCGGGGCTGGCCGCCCGGGTCGACCCGGGCGTCCGACCGTTCCACGACCGGCCGTTCCGGGTGCTGCGCGCCGACCGGTTCGTCACCGTGCTGCGGGCCGCGATCACCGACCCCGGGCTGCGCGAGCGCCCGCCGGTCGGGGCCGTCGACCAGTACCTCGACAACGTCGACGTGCTCACCCACCCGGACCGGGTCCGTCCGGTCGCGGCGGCGGTGCTGCCGGGCTGA
- a CDS encoding haloalkane dehalogenase has translation MPDTRVLDTTIHHEESGSGPAVVFLHGNPSSSHTWRSVLPGVGPGRLLAPDLIGMGRSGRPAVDYRFADHARYLDAWFDALDLGQVVLVGHDWGGALAFDWAARHPDRVRGIAFLETIVKPMAWADLSPQARARAEAIRTPGAGERLVLEQDLLIRQAFTGGVLTPLAEAELAAYLAPYPTPQSRRPLLAWARQLPLGGDPAELVARVEAYDEWLAGSAEVPKLLLTFEGSPTLLITPELAEWCAAHIAALETVACGPAGHHATEDRPAEIAAALAAWLDRHGLRGEPADRPRPPS, from the coding sequence ATGCCCGACACGCGCGTGCTCGACACGACCATCCACCACGAGGAGTCCGGCAGCGGCCCCGCCGTCGTCTTCCTGCACGGCAACCCCAGTTCCTCCCACACCTGGCGGTCGGTGCTTCCCGGCGTGGGCCCCGGGCGGCTGCTCGCGCCCGACCTGATCGGCATGGGCCGCTCCGGCCGGCCCGCCGTCGACTACCGCTTCGCCGACCATGCCCGCTACCTGGATGCCTGGTTCGACGCGCTCGACCTGGGGCAGGTCGTCCTGGTGGGTCACGACTGGGGTGGCGCGCTGGCCTTCGACTGGGCCGCCCGGCACCCCGACCGGGTCCGCGGGATCGCCTTCCTGGAGACCATCGTCAAGCCGATGGCATGGGCCGACCTCTCCCCGCAGGCGCGCGCCCGCGCCGAGGCGATCCGCACCCCGGGGGCCGGGGAGCGGCTGGTCCTCGAGCAGGACCTGCTGATCCGGCAGGCGTTCACCGGTGGGGTGCTGACCCCGCTCGCCGAGGCGGAGCTGGCCGCCTACCTCGCCCCGTACCCGACCCCGCAGAGCCGGCGGCCGCTGCTCGCCTGGGCGCGCCAGCTGCCGCTCGGCGGCGACCCCGCCGAGCTGGTCGCCCGGGTCGAGGCGTACGACGAGTGGCTGGCCGGCAGCGCCGAGGTGCCGAAGCTGCTGCTGACCTTCGAGGGCTCACCGACCCTGCTGATCACTCCCGAGCTGGCCGAGTGGTGCGCCGCCCACATCGCGGCGCTGGAGACGGTGGCCTGCGGCCCGGCCGGGCACCACGCCACCGAGGACCGGCCGGCGGAGATCGCCGCCGCCCTCGCCGCCTGGCTGGATCGGCACGGGCTGCGCGGCGAGCCGGCCGACCGGCCGCGCCCGCCGTCCTGA
- a CDS encoding MarR family winged helix-turn-helix transcriptional regulator codes for MSGTPSPGHLVWRLAMRWRVAVDRALAPIGLTHAQYVLLSSLHALGRTGRHPSQRELADHTGLEALYVSKLARALETDGLVARTRDPEDTRVVRLALTERGQQVVRPAIDTVQRLLDQLLAPLGGRGDPRTAAFTAELSALLDVPLGPSD; via the coding sequence ATGAGTGGAACACCGAGCCCCGGCCATCTGGTCTGGCGGCTGGCGATGCGGTGGCGGGTGGCCGTCGACCGGGCCCTGGCCCCGATCGGCCTGACCCACGCCCAGTACGTGCTGCTCTCCTCGCTGCACGCCCTCGGGCGGACCGGGCGACACCCCAGCCAGCGGGAGCTGGCCGACCACACCGGCCTGGAGGCGCTCTACGTGTCCAAGCTGGCCCGGGCGCTGGAGACCGACGGGCTCGTCGCCCGGACCCGCGACCCGGAGGACACCCGGGTGGTCCGCCTCGCCCTCACCGAGCGCGGCCAGCAGGTGGTCCGGCCCGCCATCGACACGGTCCAGCGCCTGCTGGACCAGCTCCTCGCGCCGCTCGGCGGTCGGGGTGACCCGCGCACCGCCGCGTTCACCGCCGAGCTGAGCGCGCTGCTCGACGTCCCGCTCGGCCCCTCCGACTGA
- a CDS encoding 5'-3' exonuclease has translation MPQPSPILLIDSPSLYFRAYFGIPESAARTDDGQPVNAVRGFLDMLAQLVRTRRPDRMVCALDYDWRPAWRVDLLPSYKAHRVAPEGGEEVPDTLSPQVPMILEVLDALGITAVGATGYEADDVLGTLSVTQPGPVEVVSGDRDLFQLVDDVRQVRLLYVGRGVAKLDDCDDAAVRARYGVPADRYADFAALRGDPSDGLPGVPGVGEKTAARLIERYDGLPGILAALDDPGSGFAPGLRAKLTGARDYLAVAPKVVRVATDVPLPALTTALPSAPADPERLLELAQRWNLAGSCRRLVDALAGGS, from the coding sequence GTGCCCCAGCCATCCCCGATCCTGCTGATCGACTCGCCCAGCCTCTACTTCCGCGCCTACTTCGGCATCCCCGAGTCGGCGGCGCGGACGGACGACGGCCAGCCGGTCAACGCCGTCCGCGGCTTCCTCGACATGCTCGCCCAACTGGTGCGCACCCGCCGGCCCGACCGGATGGTGTGCGCGCTCGACTACGACTGGCGGCCGGCGTGGCGGGTCGACCTGCTCCCCTCGTACAAGGCGCACCGGGTGGCGCCGGAGGGCGGCGAGGAGGTGCCGGACACCCTCTCCCCGCAGGTCCCGATGATCCTGGAGGTGCTCGACGCGCTCGGCATCACCGCGGTCGGCGCGACCGGTTACGAGGCCGACGACGTGCTCGGCACCCTCTCGGTGACCCAGCCCGGGCCGGTCGAGGTGGTCTCCGGCGACCGGGACCTGTTCCAACTCGTCGACGACGTACGCCAGGTGCGGCTGCTCTACGTCGGGCGCGGCGTGGCCAAGCTGGACGACTGCGACGACGCCGCGGTCCGCGCCCGCTACGGTGTGCCCGCCGACCGCTACGCGGACTTCGCGGCGCTGCGCGGCGACCCGTCCGACGGGCTGCCCGGCGTGCCCGGGGTGGGCGAGAAGACCGCCGCCCGGCTCATCGAGCGCTACGACGGGCTGCCCGGCATCCTCGCCGCGCTCGACGACCCGGGCTCCGGCTTCGCCCCCGGTCTGCGGGCCAAGCTGACCGGGGCCCGCGACTACCTGGCGGTCGCGCCGAAGGTGGTGCGGGTCGCCACCGACGTGCCGCTGCCCGCACTGACCACCGCACTGCCGAGCGCGCCGGCCGACCCGGAGCGGTTGCTGGAGCTGGCCCAGCGGTGGAACCTGGCCGGCTCCTGCCGCCGGCTGGTCGACGCGCTCGCCGGCGGCTCCTGA
- a CDS encoding MHYT domain-containing protein, translated as MAEINHFEYGWITPALSYTLSVLGSALGLVCAGRIRTAQTPGARAWWGLLAAWAIGGTAIWAMHFMAMLGFAVAGTRIRYDVPLTAASTVIAVVAVGIGLAIVGTGRLAAPRLLAGGVFTGAGVAAMHYTGMAAMRLDGSLSYDRLRVALSVLIAVVAATVALWLAMTVRRGLAIAASALVMGIAVNGMHFTGMSALSVHPHERTGEVTGAEVSGLLVPIVLAVVFGVVGLVYALLAAPTDDDRAGTAYLDARRDTEPVGAVTPEPAPDPVGLRARSTLGQPGTPFPSRRSTPPR; from the coding sequence GTGGCGGAGATCAATCACTTCGAGTACGGGTGGATCACACCCGCGCTCAGCTACACGCTGTCCGTGCTCGGCTCGGCCCTCGGCCTGGTCTGCGCCGGCCGGATCCGGACCGCCCAGACCCCCGGTGCGCGGGCCTGGTGGGGGCTGCTCGCCGCCTGGGCGATCGGCGGCACGGCCATCTGGGCCATGCACTTCATGGCGATGCTCGGCTTCGCCGTCGCCGGCACCCGGATCCGCTACGACGTGCCGCTGACCGCCGCCAGCACGGTGATCGCGGTGGTGGCCGTGGGCATCGGGCTGGCGATCGTCGGCACCGGCCGGCTCGCCGCGCCCCGGCTGCTGGCCGGGGGCGTGTTCACCGGCGCCGGGGTGGCGGCCATGCACTACACCGGGATGGCCGCGATGCGACTCGACGGCAGCCTCTCCTACGACCGCCTCCGGGTGGCGCTCTCGGTGCTGATCGCCGTGGTGGCGGCCACCGTGGCGCTCTGGCTGGCGATGACCGTCCGGCGGGGACTGGCGATCGCCGCCTCCGCGCTGGTCATGGGCATCGCGGTCAACGGCATGCACTTCACCGGCATGAGCGCCCTGTCGGTGCATCCGCACGAGCGGACCGGCGAGGTGACCGGCGCCGAGGTGAGCGGTCTGCTGGTGCCGATCGTGCTGGCGGTGGTCTTCGGCGTGGTCGGGCTGGTCTACGCGCTGCTGGCCGCGCCGACCGACGACGACCGGGCGGGTACGGCGTACCTGGACGCGCGCCGGGACACCGAACCGGTCGGGGCGGTCACCCCGGAGCCGGCGCCGGACCCGGTGGGTCTGCGCGCCCGGAGCACGCTCGGCCAGCCCGGCACGCCGTTCCCGTCCCGCCGGTCCACCCCGCCCCGCTGA
- a CDS encoding DEAD/DEAH box helicase → MSSPAERYAAARRRAAEASAFPALHEFARDLGFDLDDFQREACEALERGSGVLVCAPTGAGKTVVGEFAVHLALRGGPGAPAAADGGAAATTRRKCFYTTPIKALSNQKYHDLVDRYGVEQVGLLTGDNAINGDAPVVVMTTEVLRNMLYAGSATLEGLAYVVMDEVHYLADRFRGGVWEEVIIHLPASVTLVSLSATVSNAEEFADWLVTVRGETAVVVSEHRPVPLWQHMLVGKRMFDLFHDADAARKHDVHPELLRYTRDTVRRLELGEGRSAGPGGGRRGPRWRGPMRPDIVDRLDREGLLPAILFIFSRAGCAAAVQQCLAAGLRLTSPEERAEIRQVVESRVTAIPGEDLSVLGYWEWLDGLERGLAAHHAGMLPVFKEVVEELFVRGLVKAVFATETLALGINMPARCVVLERLVKYNGEAHVDLTPGEYTQLTGRAGRRGIDVEGHAVVVWSPETDPRHVAGLASTRTYPLRSSFRPSYNMAVNLVGTVGAEPARALLESSFAQFQADRSVVGLARQVQRNTETIEAYGVEAACHQGDFDEYFALRVAIADRERAIARQGQTQRKAAAVASLERLRVGDVIRVPSGRRAGLAVVLDPATGGFGEPRPLVLTQDRWAGRVSPGDFTTPAEVLARIRVPKHFNHRSPAARRDLAAEVSGTGLDRHGGRRGGRSRQPVGEDHRLTQLRGELRRHPCHACPEREEHARWAERRRRLERDTEELRERVAGRTGSLARTFDRIVALLTTRGYLSADGGVTDAGRMLGRIWTEADLLVAECLRRRVWDGLSPAELAAAVSVVVFEARRDVDERAGLPRGPVSEAVEQTLKLWGDIEADEAARGLTVTREPDLGFAWPVYRWARGEALAKVLASGHQIDGEMPAGDFVRWARQVVDLLGQLADSGGASTELRATARQAIAAVNRGVLAYHAAA, encoded by the coding sequence ATGTCGAGCCCCGCCGAGCGGTACGCCGCGGCGCGCCGTCGGGCCGCCGAGGCGTCCGCCTTCCCGGCCCTGCACGAATTCGCCCGCGATCTGGGGTTCGACCTCGACGACTTCCAGCGGGAGGCGTGCGAGGCCCTGGAGCGTGGCAGCGGGGTGCTGGTCTGCGCCCCGACCGGCGCCGGCAAGACGGTGGTCGGCGAGTTCGCCGTGCACCTCGCCCTGCGGGGCGGGCCGGGAGCGCCGGCGGCCGCCGACGGGGGCGCCGCCGCGACCACCCGGCGCAAGTGCTTCTACACCACGCCGATCAAGGCGCTGTCCAACCAGAAGTACCACGACCTGGTGGACCGCTACGGCGTCGAGCAGGTCGGGCTGCTGACCGGCGACAACGCCATCAACGGCGACGCGCCCGTGGTGGTGATGACCACCGAGGTGCTGCGCAACATGCTCTACGCCGGCTCGGCCACCCTGGAGGGCCTGGCGTACGTGGTGATGGACGAGGTCCACTACCTGGCCGACCGGTTCCGCGGCGGGGTGTGGGAAGAGGTGATCATCCACCTGCCCGCCTCGGTCACCCTGGTCTCCCTTTCGGCCACCGTCTCCAACGCCGAGGAGTTCGCCGACTGGCTGGTCACCGTGCGCGGTGAGACGGCCGTGGTGGTCAGCGAGCACCGGCCGGTGCCGCTCTGGCAGCACATGCTGGTCGGCAAGCGGATGTTCGACCTGTTCCACGACGCCGACGCGGCGCGCAAGCACGACGTCCATCCGGAGCTGCTGCGCTACACCCGGGACACGGTCCGCCGGCTGGAACTGGGCGAGGGCCGCAGCGCCGGCCCCGGTGGCGGCCGCCGCGGCCCCCGCTGGCGCGGGCCGATGCGCCCCGACATCGTCGACCGGCTCGACCGCGAGGGCCTGCTGCCGGCGATCCTGTTCATCTTCAGCCGGGCCGGCTGCGCCGCCGCCGTGCAGCAGTGCCTCGCCGCCGGGCTGCGTCTGACGTCGCCCGAGGAGCGCGCCGAGATCCGTCAGGTGGTCGAGTCGCGGGTCACCGCCATCCCCGGCGAGGACCTCAGCGTGCTCGGCTACTGGGAGTGGCTCGACGGCCTGGAGCGTGGGCTCGCCGCCCACCACGCCGGCATGCTGCCGGTGTTCAAGGAGGTCGTCGAGGAGCTCTTCGTCCGAGGGCTGGTCAAGGCGGTCTTCGCGACCGAGACCCTCGCCCTGGGCATCAACATGCCGGCCCGGTGCGTGGTGCTGGAGCGGCTGGTCAAGTACAACGGCGAGGCCCACGTCGACCTCACCCCGGGGGAGTACACGCAGCTCACCGGCCGGGCCGGGCGGCGGGGCATCGACGTCGAGGGGCACGCGGTGGTGGTCTGGTCACCCGAGACCGACCCCCGGCACGTGGCCGGCCTCGCCTCCACCCGCACCTATCCGCTGCGGTCCAGCTTCCGGCCGTCGTACAACATGGCGGTCAACCTGGTCGGCACCGTCGGCGCGGAGCCGGCCCGGGCGCTGCTGGAGTCGTCGTTCGCGCAGTTCCAGGCGGACCGGTCGGTGGTCGGCCTGGCCCGGCAGGTGCAGCGCAACACCGAGACCATCGAGGCGTACGGCGTCGAGGCGGCCTGCCACCAGGGCGACTTCGACGAGTACTTCGCGCTGCGGGTGGCCATCGCCGACCGGGAGCGCGCCATTGCCCGGCAGGGGCAGACCCAGCGCAAGGCGGCGGCCGTCGCCTCCCTGGAGCGGCTGCGGGTCGGCGACGTCATCCGGGTCCCCTCCGGCCGGCGGGCCGGCCTGGCGGTGGTCCTCGATCCGGCCACCGGCGGCTTCGGCGAGCCCCGGCCGCTGGTGCTCACCCAGGACCGGTGGGCCGGCCGGGTCAGCCCCGGCGACTTCACCACCCCGGCCGAGGTGCTGGCCCGGATCCGGGTGCCGAAGCACTTCAACCACCGTTCCCCGGCCGCCCGGCGGGATCTCGCCGCCGAGGTCAGCGGCACCGGGCTGGACCGGCACGGCGGTCGGCGCGGCGGCCGGTCCCGGCAGCCCGTCGGCGAGGACCACCGGCTCACCCAGCTCCGCGGTGAGCTGCGCCGGCACCCCTGCCACGCCTGCCCGGAGCGGGAGGAGCACGCCCGCTGGGCGGAGCGCCGCCGGCGCCTGGAGCGCGACACCGAGGAGCTGCGCGAGCGGGTGGCCGGCCGGACCGGTTCGCTTGCCCGTACCTTCGACCGGATCGTGGCGCTGCTGACCACCCGCGGCTACCTCTCCGCCGACGGCGGGGTCACCGACGCCGGCCGGATGCTCGGCCGGATCTGGACCGAGGCCGACCTGCTGGTCGCCGAGTGCCTGCGCCGCCGGGTGTGGGACGGTCTCTCGCCGGCCGAACTGGCCGCCGCCGTGTCGGTGGTGGTGTTCGAGGCCCGCCGGGACGTCGACGAGCGGGCCGGCCTGCCGCGCGGCCCGGTCTCCGAGGCGGTCGAGCAGACGTTGAAGCTGTGGGGCGACATCGAGGCCGACGAGGCCGCCCGGGGCCTGACGGTCACCCGCGAGCCCGACCTCGGTTTCGCCTGGCCGGTCTACCGCTGGGCCCGGGGCGAGGCGCTCGCGAAGGTGCTCGCCAGCGGTCACCAGATCGACGGCGAGATGCCGGCCGGCGACTTCGTCCGCTGGGCCCGGCAGGTGGTCGACCTGCTGGGTCAGCTCGCCGACTCCGGCGGCGCGTCGACCGAGCTGCGGGCCACCGCACGGCAGGCGATCGCGGCCGTCAACCGGGGCGTGCTGGCCTACCACGCCGCGGCCTGA
- a CDS encoding HAD family hydrolase produces MPDHAEPPHASSGADDAVRPSPSRRPVQGVLFDFHGTLAQVEDPRQWVLAAAAACGAELDRARATALADRLLTAGRAGGPLPARVPPRLAELWADRDLYEHAHRGAYTGLAETVDAGIDGFADALYERVLVPEGWVPYPDTEAVLTALRRAGVKVAVVSNIGFDIRPLFAAWGLDGLVDAYALSYEVGRCKPDPGIFLRACGMLGVDPEHALMVGDTPADAGAVGAGCAVLVLPCADAGRGNGLGAVLDLALPS; encoded by the coding sequence GTGCCGGATCATGCCGAACCACCCCACGCCTCGAGCGGCGCCGACGACGCCGTCCGCCCGAGCCCGTCCCGCCGACCGGTCCAGGGCGTGCTCTTCGACTTCCACGGCACACTCGCCCAGGTGGAGGACCCCCGCCAGTGGGTGCTGGCCGCCGCCGCCGCGTGCGGCGCCGAGCTGGACCGGGCCCGGGCCACCGCGCTGGCGGACCGGCTGCTCACCGCCGGCCGGGCGGGCGGGCCACTGCCGGCCCGGGTGCCGCCCCGGCTGGCCGAGTTGTGGGCCGACCGCGATCTCTACGAGCACGCCCACCGGGGGGCGTACACCGGGCTGGCGGAGACGGTCGACGCCGGCATCGACGGGTTCGCCGACGCGCTCTACGAGCGGGTCCTGGTCCCCGAGGGCTGGGTGCCCTACCCGGACACCGAGGCGGTGCTCACCGCGCTGCGCCGGGCCGGGGTGAAGGTGGCCGTGGTCAGCAACATCGGCTTCGACATCCGGCCACTCTTCGCGGCCTGGGGGCTGGACGGGCTGGTCGACGCGTACGCGCTGTCGTACGAGGTGGGGCGCTGCAAGCCCGACCCGGGGATCTTCCTGCGCGCCTGCGGGATGCTGGGCGTCGACCCGGAGCACGCGCTGATGGTGGGTGACACCCCGGCCGACGCCGGCGCGGTCGGGGCCGGGTGCGCCGTACTCGTGCTGCCCTGTGCCGACGCCGGGCGGGGCAACGGCCTCGGCGCGGTGCTCGACCTGGCGCTGCCGTCCTGA
- a CDS encoding TetR/AcrR family transcriptional regulator: METSPRDRIVRAAAALLADGGRDAVTTRAVSRAAGVQAPTIYRQFGDMRGLLDAAASYGFATYLHAKAAREPAADPVDDLRQGWDMQVEFGVANPACFTLMYGDPRPGAAPTAARVAADILGQLVSRVAEAGRLRVGVDRAATMVHAAACGVTLTLIRTPPPDRDARLSPATREAVLGAVCTDSALARAREPDRAVRHAVALRTALPTLTTDLTPAEQALLTEWLDRIATTPPR; this comes from the coding sequence ATGGAGACCTCACCGCGGGACCGGATCGTGCGGGCCGCCGCCGCGCTGCTCGCCGACGGAGGTCGGGACGCCGTCACCACCCGGGCGGTGAGCCGCGCGGCGGGCGTCCAGGCGCCGACGATCTACCGGCAGTTCGGGGACATGCGGGGCCTGCTCGACGCCGCCGCCAGCTACGGCTTCGCGACCTACCTGCACGCCAAGGCGGCCCGCGAGCCGGCCGCCGACCCGGTCGACGACCTGCGCCAGGGCTGGGACATGCAGGTGGAGTTCGGGGTGGCGAACCCGGCCTGCTTCACGCTCATGTACGGCGACCCCCGTCCCGGGGCGGCACCGACCGCCGCCCGGGTGGCCGCCGACATCCTGGGCCAACTCGTCTCCCGGGTCGCCGAGGCGGGCCGGCTCCGGGTCGGCGTCGACCGGGCCGCGACCATGGTGCACGCGGCGGCCTGCGGGGTGACCCTCACCCTGATCCGCACCCCGCCGCCCGACCGGGACGCGCGCCTCTCCCCCGCCACCCGCGAGGCGGTCCTCGGCGCCGTCTGCACCGACAGCGCCCTCGCCCGCGCCCGGGAACCCGACCGGGCGGTCCGGCACGCCGTCGCCCTGCGCACCGCCCTGCCGACCCTCACCACCGACCTCACCCCCGCCGAACAGGCCCTGCTCACCGAGTGGCTCGACCGCATCGCCACCACCCCACCCCGCTGA
- a CDS encoding EamA family transporter: MTVRGAVPRSLRGRPGAVGLVLGGALSVQFGSAVAALLFPRTGVAGAVTLRLTLGALLMLAVCRPRLRGHGRADWAAVIAFGLALAGMNSIFYQAIERIPLGPAVTLEVLGPLTLSVLTARRLAGWCWAALALAGVALLGRGGFDRLDPVGVGLALAAGALWAAYIVCSARVGGRFPRADGLALALAVAALVTLPLGLAGSGTRLAHPAVLGLGVGLALLASVLPYTLELIALRRLPTTTFAVLMSLGPAIAALAGWLVLGQELRPVEILAIALVIAASAGAVRAAAPSAAPAPTPAPPDAPPTAAAPPDVANPHGTPPHATAPPAPAPPDAVPARGPADGGPLLSAGAAPPPAPR, from the coding sequence ATGACAGTGCGTGGTGCGGTCCCGCGCTCCCTGCGGGGGCGTCCGGGTGCGGTGGGGCTGGTGCTCGGCGGGGCGCTGTCGGTGCAGTTCGGCTCGGCGGTCGCCGCGCTGCTCTTCCCGCGTACCGGGGTGGCCGGGGCGGTGACCCTGCGGCTGACCCTCGGGGCGCTGCTCATGCTGGCGGTGTGCCGGCCGCGACTGCGCGGGCACGGACGGGCCGACTGGGCGGCCGTGATCGCCTTCGGGCTGGCCCTGGCCGGCATGAACTCGATCTTCTACCAGGCCATCGAGCGGATCCCGCTCGGTCCGGCGGTCACCCTGGAAGTGCTCGGGCCGCTGACCCTGTCGGTGCTCACCGCGCGCCGGCTGGCCGGCTGGTGCTGGGCCGCGCTCGCGCTGGCCGGGGTGGCCCTGCTGGGCCGGGGCGGGTTCGACCGGCTCGACCCGGTCGGCGTCGGGCTGGCGCTCGCGGCGGGCGCGCTGTGGGCCGCGTACATCGTCTGCTCGGCCCGGGTCGGCGGCCGGTTCCCCCGCGCCGACGGCCTGGCCCTGGCCCTGGCGGTGGCCGCGCTGGTCACCCTGCCGCTCGGGCTCGCCGGGTCGGGGACCCGGCTGGCGCACCCGGCGGTGCTGGGGCTCGGGGTCGGGCTGGCCCTGCTCGCCTCGGTGCTGCCGTACACCCTCGAACTGATCGCGCTGCGCCGGCTGCCCACCACGACCTTCGCGGTGCTGATGAGCCTCGGGCCGGCGATCGCCGCGCTGGCCGGCTGGCTGGTCCTCGGCCAGGAACTGCGGCCGGTGGAGATCCTGGCCATCGCCCTGGTGATCGCCGCCAGCGCCGGCGCGGTACGCGCCGCCGCACCGTCCGCCGCCCCAGCGCCGACCCCCGCACCGCCGGACGCCCCACCGACCGCCGCCGCCCCGCCGGACGTCGCCAACCCGCACGGCACCCCACCGCACGCCACCGCACCGCCGGCCCCCGCACCGCCGGATGCCGTGCCGGCGCGGGGGCCGGCCGACGGCGGGCCGCTGCTCAGCGCAGGAGCCGCACCGCCGCCGGCACCGCGCTGA